Proteins found in one Populus alba chromosome 14, ASM523922v2, whole genome shotgun sequence genomic segment:
- the LOC118037372 gene encoding mitochondrial import receptor subunit TOM40-1 produces the protein MAGFVPPGTTLLGNEATSEAAKKINEVHRKVDYLNLPCPIPYEELHREALMSLKPEYFEGMRFDFTKGLNQKFSLSHSVMMGPMEIPSQSSEAIKIPTAHYEFGANFIDQKTMLIGRVLTDGRVNARVKCDLTDDLALKANAQLTNEPHMSHVMLNFDYKGKDYRSQLQLGNGALFGASYIQSVTPHMSLGAEVFWAGQHRKSGVGYAGRYETDKMVAAGQVASTGLMALSYVQKVSEKVSLATDFMYNYLSKDVTASVGYDYALRQARLRGKIDSNGCTSAFLEERLNMGLNFVLSAELDHKKKDYKFGFGLTVG, from the exons ATGGCGGGGTTCGTACCTCCAGGTACAACGTTGTTAGGCAATGAAGCTACATCAGAAGCAGCCAAAAAGATCAATGAGGTTCACAGAAAAGTTGATTACTTGAACCTTCCTTGTCCAATCCCCTATGAAGAACTCCATCGTGAAGCACTCA TGTCTTTGAAGCCTGAGTATTTTGAGGGGATGCGTTTTGATTTTACCAAAGGACTGAATCAGAAATTTTCTCTCAGTCATAG TGTGATGATGGGGCCTATGGAAATTCCTTCTCAATCTTCAGAAGCCATCAAAATCCCTACTGCTCACTATGAGTTTGGTGCTAACTTTATAGACCAAAAG ACAATGCTTATTGGGAGGGTTTTGACCGATGGGAGAGTAAATGCAAGAGTGAAATGTGATTTGACCGATGATCTTGCTTTAAAGGCTAATGCTCAG CTTACAAATGAGCCTCACATGTCCCATGTCATGTTGAACTTTGATTACAAG GGTAAAGACTACAGGAGCCAGTTGCAACTAGGAAATGGTGCCTTATTCGGTGCCAGTTACATTCAG AGTGTGACCCCTCATATGTCATTGGGTGCTGAAGTATTTTGGGCTGGTCAGCATAGAAAATCTGGTGTTGGATATGCTGGTCGGTATGAGACGGACAAGATG GTTGCTGCAGGGCAAGTTGCTAGCACTGGATTGATGGCTTTGAGCTACGTGCAGAAGGTTTCTGAGAAG GTTTCACTAGCAACAGACTTCATGTACAATTACTTATCAAAGGATGTGACTGCTAGTGTTGGCTATGATTATGCCCTCAGACAA GCCCGTTTGAGAGGAAAGATTGATTCCAATGGATGCACATCCGCCTTCTTGGAAGAACGCTTGAATATGGGTCTAAATTTCGTTCTTTCTGCGGAG TTGgatcataagaaaaaagattaCAAATTTGGATTCGGGTTGACAGTGGGCTAA
- the LOC118037423 gene encoding probable protein arginine N-methyltransferase 6 isoform X3 has translation MVVVDVGCGTRILSIFCAHDGAKRSMLGSVITGRDHWLKHGGLILPSNATLYMAPVTHPDRYGESIDFWQNVYGINMSAMLPLATQCAFEEPSVESISGENVLTWPHVVSLLTFLTLLTGLRCMRCGIKYEKKVTICRRRDRRC, from the exons ATG GTTGTCGTGGATGTTGGTTGTGGCACAAGAattctttcaatattttgtgCTCATGATGGGGCAAAACGT AGCATGCTGGGAAGTGTCATCACTGGCAGAGATCACTGGCTGAAGCATGGAGGCCTTATTCTTCCATCAAATGCAACT TTGTACATGGCACCTGTCACACATCCAGACAGATACGGTGAAAGCATTGATTTTTGGCAAAACGTTTATGGAATCAATA TGTCTGCCATGTTGCCATTAGCAACACAGTGTGCATTTGAAGAGCCATCTGTGGAATCAATATCAGGTGAAAATGTATTGACATGGCCGCATGTGGTGAGTCTCCTCACATTCTTAACT CTTCTGACAGGGCTTAGGTGTATGCGTTGTGGCATTAAGTATGAGAAGAAAGTGACCATTTGTAGACGAAGGGATCGCAGATGCTGA
- the LOC118037423 gene encoding probable protein arginine N-methyltransferase 6 isoform X1, with product MCPDCSIRTLVQVVVDVGCGTRILSIFCAHDGAKRSMLGSVITGRDHWLKHGGLILPSNATLYMAPVTHPDRYGESIDFWQNVYGINMSAMLPLATQCAFEEPSVESISGENVLTWPHVVSLLTFLTLLTGLRCMRCGIKYEKKVTICRRRDRRC from the exons ATGTGTCCTGATTGCTCAATTCGAACACTTGTTCAGGTTGTCGTGGATGTTGGTTGTGGCACAAGAattctttcaatattttgtgCTCATGATGGGGCAAAACGT AGCATGCTGGGAAGTGTCATCACTGGCAGAGATCACTGGCTGAAGCATGGAGGCCTTATTCTTCCATCAAATGCAACT TTGTACATGGCACCTGTCACACATCCAGACAGATACGGTGAAAGCATTGATTTTTGGCAAAACGTTTATGGAATCAATA TGTCTGCCATGTTGCCATTAGCAACACAGTGTGCATTTGAAGAGCCATCTGTGGAATCAATATCAGGTGAAAATGTATTGACATGGCCGCATGTGGTGAGTCTCCTCACATTCTTAACT CTTCTGACAGGGCTTAGGTGTATGCGTTGTGGCATTAAGTATGAGAAGAAAGTGACCATTTGTAGACGAAGGGATCGCAGATGCTGA
- the LOC118037423 gene encoding probable protein arginine N-methyltransferase 6 isoform X4 — MCPDCSIRTLVQVVVDVGCGTRILSIFCAHDGAKRSMLGSVITGRDHWLKHGGLILPSNATLYMAPVTHPDRYGESIDFWQNVYGINMSAMLPLATQCAFEEPSVESISGENVLTWPHVVSLLTFLTEIENGFTSGDSCLCSF; from the exons ATGTGTCCTGATTGCTCAATTCGAACACTTGTTCAGGTTGTCGTGGATGTTGGTTGTGGCACAAGAattctttcaatattttgtgCTCATGATGGGGCAAAACGT AGCATGCTGGGAAGTGTCATCACTGGCAGAGATCACTGGCTGAAGCATGGAGGCCTTATTCTTCCATCAAATGCAACT TTGTACATGGCACCTGTCACACATCCAGACAGATACGGTGAAAGCATTGATTTTTGGCAAAACGTTTATGGAATCAATA TGTCTGCCATGTTGCCATTAGCAACACAGTGTGCATTTGAAGAGCCATCTGTGGAATCAATATCAGGTGAAAATGTATTGACATGGCCGCATGTGGTGAGTCTCCTCACATTCTTAACT GAAATAGAAAATGGTTTCACTTCTGGAGATTCTTGTCTTTGTAGCTTCTGA
- the LOC118037423 gene encoding probable protein arginine N-methyltransferase 6 isoform X2, translating to MCPDCSIRTLVQVVVDVGCGTRILSIFCAHDGAKRSMLGSVITGRDHWLKHGGLILPSNATLYMAPVTHPDRYGESIDFWQNVYGINMSAMLPLATQCAFEEPSVESISGENVLTWPHVLLTGLRCMRCGIKYEKKVTICRRRDRRC from the exons ATGTGTCCTGATTGCTCAATTCGAACACTTGTTCAGGTTGTCGTGGATGTTGGTTGTGGCACAAGAattctttcaatattttgtgCTCATGATGGGGCAAAACGT AGCATGCTGGGAAGTGTCATCACTGGCAGAGATCACTGGCTGAAGCATGGAGGCCTTATTCTTCCATCAAATGCAACT TTGTACATGGCACCTGTCACACATCCAGACAGATACGGTGAAAGCATTGATTTTTGGCAAAACGTTTATGGAATCAATA TGTCTGCCATGTTGCCATTAGCAACACAGTGTGCATTTGAAGAGCCATCTGTGGAATCAATATCAGGTGAAAATGTATTGACATGGCCGCATGTG CTTCTGACAGGGCTTAGGTGTATGCGTTGTGGCATTAAGTATGAGAAGAAAGTGACCATTTGTAGACGAAGGGATCGCAGATGCTGA
- the LOC118037423 gene encoding probable protein arginine N-methyltransferase 6 isoform X6 has translation MCPDCSIRTLVQVVVDVGCGTRILSIFCAHDGAKRSMLGSVITGRDHWLKHGGLILPSNATLYMAPVTHPDRYGESIDFWQNVYGINMSAMLPLATQCAFEEPSVESISGENVLTWPHVEIENGFTSGDSCLCSF, from the exons ATGTGTCCTGATTGCTCAATTCGAACACTTGTTCAGGTTGTCGTGGATGTTGGTTGTGGCACAAGAattctttcaatattttgtgCTCATGATGGGGCAAAACGT AGCATGCTGGGAAGTGTCATCACTGGCAGAGATCACTGGCTGAAGCATGGAGGCCTTATTCTTCCATCAAATGCAACT TTGTACATGGCACCTGTCACACATCCAGACAGATACGGTGAAAGCATTGATTTTTGGCAAAACGTTTATGGAATCAATA TGTCTGCCATGTTGCCATTAGCAACACAGTGTGCATTTGAAGAGCCATCTGTGGAATCAATATCAGGTGAAAATGTATTGACATGGCCGCATGTG GAAATAGAAAATGGTTTCACTTCTGGAGATTCTTGTCTTTGTAGCTTCTGA
- the LOC118037423 gene encoding probable protein arginine N-methyltransferase 6 isoform X5, which produces MKRTFAISHNMISSAHIIQSMLGSVITGRDHWLKHGGLILPSNATLYMAPVTHPDRYGESIDFWQNVYGINMSAMLPLATQCAFEEPSVESISGENVLTWPHVVSLLTFLTLLTGLRCMRCGIKYEKKVTICRRRDRRC; this is translated from the exons atgaaaagaacatTCGCAATATCACATAACATGATCAGTAGTGCGCATATTATACAA AGCATGCTGGGAAGTGTCATCACTGGCAGAGATCACTGGCTGAAGCATGGAGGCCTTATTCTTCCATCAAATGCAACT TTGTACATGGCACCTGTCACACATCCAGACAGATACGGTGAAAGCATTGATTTTTGGCAAAACGTTTATGGAATCAATA TGTCTGCCATGTTGCCATTAGCAACACAGTGTGCATTTGAAGAGCCATCTGTGGAATCAATATCAGGTGAAAATGTATTGACATGGCCGCATGTGGTGAGTCTCCTCACATTCTTAACT CTTCTGACAGGGCTTAGGTGTATGCGTTGTGGCATTAAGTATGAGAAGAAAGTGACCATTTGTAGACGAAGGGATCGCAGATGCTGA